The genomic DNA CCTCGACCTGCCCGGGCTCACCGGCAGCCGCCCGCTCCACGACGCGGCGCAGTGGCTCCTGAACCTCCTGGCAGCCGGCATCGCCCTGACGGGGCTCGTCGCGGGCTGGCGCAGGCTGCGCCGGACCCTCTCGGCATAGGACCTTCGATGACCGACGCGGCGCTCAGAACCGCGCCGTCAGGAACAGGCGCACGTTCCGTCCCGGCAGCAGGATCTCGTCCTTCTTGAACGAGGTCGAATTGCGGATGTCGTCGTTCAGCAGGTTGCGGCCCTGGACGCCGAGGGTGATCGCGCTCGCCCCGTAGACCGCGGGATCGACGGCCTTGGTGTAGCTCAGCTCGGCGCGCAGGTCGTCGTAGCCGGGGGTCGGCGTCTCGTACACGGCCGTGGCGTCGTGGCTGAAGGCGTGGAGCAGGTTCACCCGCGCGAACCACCCGTCGGCCCGCAGGTAGACGCCGCCGCCGAGCCGGTAGGGCGGGATGCGCGGCACGTTGGTGCCGTTGTCGAACTGGGCGCGGACGAAGTCGAACTGCGCCTCGACGCCGGCGAAGCCGTTGCCCACCGGCACGAGGTCGTACTGGCCGATGATCTCGGCGCCGTAGAAGGTCGCGTTCTGCTGCTGGTAGACGATCTGCCGGTTGTCGGTGCCGGTGCCGCAGGACGCGAAGTCGTCGTCGCAGGTCAGGCCTGTGTAGTTGCGGTAGATGAAGCCGGTGTAGCGGGTGAAGTAGCCGGTGGCGTCGAGGCGGAACGGCCCCTCGGCCCGCCGGATGCTGGCCTCGATGGTCCGGGCGCGCTCCTTCTTGAGGTTCGGGTTGCCGATCTCGAAGGTCGCGGTGGCGTCGTGCGGGCCCTGCGAGAACAGCTCGTAGCCCGTGGGCCCGCGCTCGACGTAGGAGCCGGTGAGGCTCGCCACGAAGCCGTAGGGCAGGTCCTGCAGGGCGCCGATGCTGGCGCTCTTCGGGGCGAAGCGCCGGGTCCGCGCGTACTGGAACGGCTCCTGCCCGTCGATCGGCACGTAGTCGGCGGGGAACTGCGCCGCCGTGCTCGACAGCCGGTCGACCTCGTAGCGCCCGGCCGCCTGCAGCCGCGTGCCCGGCTGCAGCTCCAGCTCCTCGAACAGGTAGACCGCGTTCGCGCGGGATTCCGTCTTCGGCAGGAACGATTCGAGCTGCGTGTTGATCACGCGCCGATCCGACTGGAAGCCGAGCGCGCCCGTGAGCTTGCCGAACTCGGTGAAGACCGGGACGTGCTGGAGCTCCAAGCGGCCCTCGGCCTCGCGGTTCTTGAAGATCGCCTGGACGCCCTCGATCCCGTCGTCGCCGATCCCGACCTCGTTGTGGCGGTAGACCGAGTAGCCCGCCCAGTAGCGGATCACCTCGAAGGGTCCGTCGAGCGGGCGGTACTCGCCCCGCGACAGGACGCGGTCCTGGTTGGGGGTCAGGCGGGTCCGGTCCTGCTCGGCAACGCCGCCGGGGATCGCGTAGACCGCGTCGTAGTGGCTGAAGGAGATGCCCACGAACCCGCGGTCGCCGATCGCCGAGATGCCGACCGCGCCGCCCTGCGACTCGTTGTAGGAATTGCGCTGGATCCCGCCGGGGATCGCGTAGCTGTCGTTCGCGGTCTTGAAGCCGTCGGCATGGACCGCGATGCCGTCGCCGCCGGCATCCACCGTGGCGGCACCGAGCCGGCCGTTATCCACGCTGGAGAAGCCGCTGGTGACCTGGCCCTGCACCCCGTTCGCCGGGATGAAGGTCGGCACCCGGTTGTTGTCGGCCGAGACGACGCCGCCGATGGCCCCCGAGCCGTAGCGCAGGGTCGCGGGGCCGCGGATCACCTCGATCCGGTCGGCGACCAGCGGGTTGACCGGCACGGCGTGGTCCTCGCCGAGGTCGGACACGCCGCCGTTGACGATGCCGTTCTCCTGGATCCGCACCCGGGCATTGTCGAGGCCGCGGATGATCGGCCGGGACGCCGCCCCCGGCGCGTAGGTCGTGCCCGAGATGCCCGGCCTGTCGAACAGGGCGTCGCCCAGGGTCCGGGGCTGATCGCGCGCGATCTGATCCTGGGTCACCACCGTCACCGGTGAGAACGTGTTGGTCGCCACCGGAAGGACGCCGATCGGCACCGCCGCGTCCGCCGCGACCGCGCCGCGCGACGGCTGGATCGGGCTCGGACTGGTGACGCTGATCTCGTCGAGGGCGACGGCCTGCTGCGCCCGCAAGGCGGACGGTGTCAGGAGGCCGGCGCAGACAGTCGAGGACAGGACCGTGCTGGCGAGGAAGCCGAAGCGGCGCGAGGGAGGCATCGAGACTCACACAGTGTTATATCGTTTCATTGTTGCGGCGCGTCGCCCGGGTGCAAGCGTTAATCCCGCGCGCGCCGGACACGGTCGAGAAACGTTACATCGTTGCAACAGCCGCTCGTTCCGTGCGGCAGGTCGGCCCCTTAACCCAGGTTGACTTTGAAACGTTATAACGTTTTGATAGCGTCATGACCCAGCGTGATACCCGCCTTCCCGTCACCGTTCTGTCCGGCTTCCTCGGAGCCGGGAAGACGACGCTCCTCAATCACGTGCTCAACAATCGCGACGGCCGCCGCGTCGCGGTGATCGTCAACGACATGAGCGAGGTGAACATCGATGCCGACCTGGTCCGCGCCGGAGGCGCCGACCTGTCCCGGACCGACGAGACCCTGGTCGAAATGACCAACGGCTGCATCTGCTGCACCCTGCGCGACGACCTGCTCGCCGAGGTCCGGCGGCTGTCGGAGACGGGGCGGTTCGACTACCTGCTGATCGAGGGGACCGGCATCGCCGAGCCGCTGCCGATCGCCTCGACCTTCTCGTTCCGGGACGAGGCCGGCCGCTCCCTCGCGGATCTCGCCCGGCTCGACACGATGGTCACGGTGGTCGACGCGGTGAACCTGCTCAAGGATTACGGCTCGGCCGCCTTCCTGCGCGAGCGCGGCGAGACGGCCGGCGCCGAGGACACGCGCACGCTCGTGGACCTGCTGGTGGAGCAGATCGAGTTCGCCGACGTGGTGGTGATCAACAAGGCGCGCGACGTGTCGGCCGAGCATCTCGCGCTGGTGCGCTCCGTCGTGCGCGGCCTGAACGCCGATGCCCGCATCCTCGAGACAGACCACGGGCGCGCCCCGCTCGCCGAGATCCTCGACACCGGCCTGTTCGACGAGGACAAGGCCCAGCAGCACCCGCTCTGGTTCAAGGAACTCTACGGCGCCCACGCGCACGTGCCGGAGACGGAAGAGTACGGCATCGCCTCCTTCGTCTACCGGGCCCGGCGGCCCTTCGACCCGGAGCGCTTCAACGCCTTCGTCAACGCCACCTGGCCGGGCCTGATCCGCGCGAAGGGCCACTTCTGGCTCGCGACCCGGCCCGACTGGGTGGGCGAGTTCTCCCTGGCGGGCGCCGTGGCCCGGGTCTCGGCGATGGGGTTCTGGTGGTCGGCCGTGCCGCGGCGGCGCTGGCCGGAGGCGCCCGAGTTCCGGACGCGGCTCCAGGACGTCTGGAGCGAGGTCTGGGGCGACCGGCGCCAGGAATTGGTGTTCATCGGCGCCGGCATGGACGCGGCGGCCCTCACGGCGGCGCTGGACGCCTGCCTGATCGAGACCGGTGCGGACCGGGAGCCGTTCGATCCCGCGCCCTATCGCGGCCTGCCGGACCCGTTCCCGGCGTGGCGCCGCGCGGCCTGAGGCCGGCGGTCAGGTCGCCAGCGCCTCGGCCTCGTCCTCGGCTTCGATCTCGGCGTCTGCCTCGGTCGTCTGACCGGAGGCGCCGGCCGCCTCGGCGAGGCCGCGGGCCGCCTTCCGCAGAAGCTTCCGGAGGCGGCGGCGATCGGTCTTGTCGAGGTGGTCGAGCAGCTCGGCCTCGACCTCCTCCTGGATCCGCTCGATGGCCTCGGCCTTGGCCATGCCGGCCTCCGTGAGCTGGACCCGGACCACGCGGCCGTCGCCCGATTCGGCCCGGCGCTCGACAATGCCGAGGGCGGCGAGCCGCGTGACGGTCTTGGAGGCGGTGGGCGGTCGGACGCGCAGCAGGGCGGCGAGATCGCCCATCGTCATCGTGCCGGCCGCGGCCAGCGCCTGCACCACCTGTTCCTGACCGGCGAACAGGCCGAGCTTGGCTAAGCGGTCGCCGGTCCGCGCCCGGTGCAGGCGCGCCGCCTGGACCAGGGCCCAGCCGACGCTGCGCACGCCGGGTGGCCTCAGCTTCTTCGACGGGAGGCCGAGCACGGCGGCCGCCTCGTCCCGATGATCGCGCTTCTGCTTGTCGCCCACCGGAGCGCCCGAATTAGTGCCGGCGGCCGCCGGACGATCCTGAATCTGCACCGTCCACCCCCATCAAGCGGCCGCCCAGGTCCCTGTGGCGACGACCGGTGACGGTGGGATGACGGGGCCGGCGCGGAGGTCCGCTCAGCAGTGCATGAGACGCTGGAGACGGTCCAGGATGTCCTCGCCGGTGCAGGGCCGGGCGATGAACTCGGCGTGCTTGGGCATGCGGGCCGGGTCGGGGGCCGCGCGCCCGGACACGATCAGGATCGGCAATTGCGGCCGCGCCTCGGCCACGGAACTCGCGAGGTCGAAGCCGTCGGTCTTTCCCGAGAGCTGCACGTCCGTGACCAGCCCGCAGATGTCCGGGCGCGCCTGCAGGATGCTGAGCGCCCGCTCGGCCGAGGCGCACTGGACGGTGTCGTAGCCGCCTTCCTCCAGCACGTCGCCGAGGTCCATGATGGTCAGCGCCTCGTCCTCGACGAGGAGGATTACCGGCCGGTCGCCGCTCGAACCCGTCTGCTCGCTCGCCACTGTGTACTCCCTTCGGCAGCGCCCGGCCGCGCGGGCCGCCGCACGCATCTCCAGCCGTAGGCCCAACGGCAGAAACGGTCCCGGGTTGCAGGCCGGCGCCAGGGCCGGTCACGGGAATGTGGAACGCGCGGGCGTCATGTCGATCCCGGCGCCAGCTCGGTCACCACCCCGGCGACGGCCTCGATCAGCCGGTCGAGATCCGCCGCGTCGATCGTGAGGGCGGGGGTGAGGTAGACGATGTCGCCGAACGGCCGCACCCAGACGCCGCGGGCGAGCAGCTCCGCCTTCAGGACGGCCAGGTCGGGCGCCCGCGCGAACTGCACCGCCCCGATGGCCCCGAGGACGCGGACATCCGCCACGCCGGGCACGCGCCGCAGCGGCGCCAGCCCCGCGGCGAGGCGCTCCGCGATGGCGCGGGCCTGGCTCAGGCGCGGCTCGGTCTCGAACAGGTCGAGGCTGGCGTTGGCCGCGGCGCAGGCGAGGGGATTGGCCATGAAGGTCGGGCCGTGCATCAGCGCCGCCGCCGGATCCTCGGACCAGAACGCCGCGAACACCTCCGTGCGGGCGACCGTGGCGGCCAGCGCCATCGTGCCGCCCGTGAGCGCCTTCGACAGGCACAGGATGTCGGGCACGATCCCCGCCTGCTCGCAGGCGAACAGGGTGCCGGTGCGCCCGAAGCCGGTGAAGATCTCGTCGGCGATCAGCGGCAGGCCGTGGCGGCGCGCCAGCCCGGCGATCGTCGCGAGCACCTCCGGCGGGTGGGTCCGCATCCCGCCGGCCCCCTGCACCAGCGGCTCGACGATCACCGCCGCCAGGGTGTCGCGATAAGCCGCCAGGGCGGCATCGAGCGCCGCGGTCTCGGCCGCGCCCCGCGGCAGGTCGCAGAAGATCTGGCTCGGCAGGTAGGCTCCGAACCGGCGGTGCATGCCCTCCTCGGGGTCGCAGACGGACATCGCCCCCATCGTGTCGCCGTGGTAGCCGCCGCGGAACGCGAGGACCTTCGTCCGACCGCTCACCCCGCGGTTGATCCACATCTGCGCCGCCATCTTGAGCGCGACCTCCACGGCGACCGAGCCCGAATCGCTGAGGAAGACGTGGTCGAGATCGCCCGGCAGCAGGGCGGCGAGCCGCCGGGCCAGTGCCTCCGCCGGCGCGTGGGTGAGGCCGCCGAACATCACGTGGGGCATGCGCGCGAGCTGCTCGGCCACCGCGCCCGCTATGTGCGGGTGATTGTAGCCGTGCACGGCGGTCCACCAGGAAGCGATGCCGTCCACGAGCTCGCGACCGTCGGCGAGGCGGATGCGGGTGCCGTGGGTCGCGACCGCCTCCAGGGGCGCCGCCGCGTGTCGCATCTGGGTGTAGGGCCGCCAGAGATGGCCTGCGGGCGTCGCGAGGGTCATGCCTCCGGCATGGGGGCGCCTCGGACGAGGGTCAAGGGTCCGGCACCCGCCGCTTGACTTTGCCGGCGCGGAACCGCCCATCCCCGTCCCCATGGACAGCCTCGACGCCTTCGCCACCGGGAAACTCGACGCCCTCGAGGCGGGCAGCCTGCGCCGCAAGCTTGTGCCGACGGAGCGCGGCTCCGGCGCCGCGGCGGCGCGGCGGGGGCGGGCGCTCGTCTCCTTCTCGTGCAACGATTACCTCGGCCTCTCGCACCACCCGCGGGTGATCGCGGCGGCTCAGGCGGCCGCGGCGTCCCACGGCGCGGGGGCGGGCGGGTCGCGGCTCGTGACCGGCGACCACCCCTATCTCGGCGCGCTGGAGGACGGCTTGGCGCGCCACAAGGGCGCGGAGGCCGCCCTGGTCTTCGGCAGCGGCTACCTCGCCAATCTCGGCATCACCCCGGCGCTCGCCGGGCGGGGCGACCTCGTCCTGCTGGACGAGCTGTCCCACGCCTGCATGTGGGCCGGCGCGCGGCTCTCGGGCGCCCAGGTCATGACCTTCCGCCACAACGATCCCGGCGACCTCGCGGCGCGGCTCGCCGAGCACCGGCCCCACCACGGCCGCGCCCTCGTGCTCACCGAGCGGGTGTTCAGCATGGACGGCGACCGGGCGCCGCTCGGCGACATCCTGGGCATCGCCGAATCCTACGACGCCTGGACGCTGGTGGACGATGCCCACGGCATCGGCGTGGTCGAGGACGGACCGCGGGCGCCCCTGGAGATGGGCACCCTGTCGAAGGCGCTCGGCTCGTACGGCGGCTATCTCTGCGCCTCGCGCCCGGTCGTCGACCTGATGACGAGCCGCGCCCGCAGCTTCGTCTACACCACCGGCCTGCCCCCGGCCTCCGCCGCCGCCGCCCTGGAGGCACTGGCGATCCTGGAGGCGGAGCCCGAGCGCCGGGCCCGGCCGCTCGCCCTGGCCCGGCGCTTCACCGCCCGTCTGGGCCTCCCGGAGGCCGAGAGCGCGGTCGTGCCGGTCCTGGTGGGCGAGGCGCAGGCGGCGCTCGACATCTCGGCCGCGCTGGAGGCCGCCGGCTTCCTGGTGGTGGCGATCCGCCCGCCGACCGTGCCGGCCGGGACCGCGCGGCTGCGGGTGGCCTTCTCGGCCGCCCACGACGAGGCCCAGGTCGACGCCCTGGCGGAGGCGGTGGCCGCCCTCACCGGGCGCGCCTGAGAGCCGCTTCCCGTCCGCGCGGCGCGCACCTATACCGAGGCCCTGACGGAGCCGGAGCGCTCCGGCCGGCCCGCCGCCGAGAAGCGGGACGGCCCCGGGATCGAGAGGACGACGCCATGGACGCCACCGCGCTGCGAGCCCTCCAGGCTCCGATCAAGGACAAGTACCGCACCGCGCCGGACGCGGCGGTCATCACCTTGAAGGCCAGGGGCACGCTGGACGACACCAAGATCGCCTGCAAGGTCGAGACGGGCCGCGCCATCGCGGAGGCCGGGCTGCATCCGGCCACGGGCGGCTCGGGCGCGGAGCTCTGCTCGGGCGACATGCTGCTGGAAGCGCTCGTCGCCTGCGCGGGCGTGACGCTCAAGGCGGTGGCGACCGCCCTCGAGATCCCGCTGCGCGCCGGCACGGTCAGCGCCGAGGGCGACCTCGATTTCCGCGGCACCCTCGGGGTCGACAAGGAGGCGCCGGTGGGCTTCCGCAGCATCCGCCTGTTCTTCGAACTCGACACCGACGCGCCGGAGGACAAGCTCGCGCAGCTCCTGAAGCTGACCGAGCGCTACTGCGTGGTCTTCCAGACCCTCAACCACAAGCCGGAACTGTCGGTCGCTGCGACGACGGCCTGACGGGGGTCACCATGGCGGGCGGCGTCACCCAGGCCGAGTACTGGAACGGCGAGGTCGGCACGCGCTGGGCGCGCAATCAGGCCGTCCTCGACGCGATGTTCGTGCCGCTGACGGAGGCGCTCTTCGCCCGCGCGCGGCTCGCCGCCGGAGAGACGGTGCTCGACATCGGCTGCGGCGCGGGGGCCACGACCCTGGAGGCCGCGCGCCGGGTCGGACCCGGCGGCGGCGTGACCGGCGCCGACATCTCGGCGCCGCTCCTCGCCGTGGGGCGGGACCGCGCCGGGGCGGAGCCGCCCGGGGCCGCCCCGATCCGCTTCGTCGAGGCCGATGTCGAGACGGCCGATCTCGGCCGGTACGACCGGATCGTGTCGCGGTTCGGCGTGATGTTCTTCGCGGATTCCGCCCGCGCCTTCGCCAACGTGCGCCGGATGCTCGGGCCGGGGGGCCGGATGACCTTCCTGTGCTGGCGGGCCCTGTCCGAGAACCCGTGGGTGGGCGTGCCGCGCGACGCGGTGCTGCCGCTCCTCCCGGAAGTGCCGCCACCGCCGCAGCCCGACACACCGGGGCCGTTCCGCTTCGCCGAGGCCGACCCGCTCGTCGCGCTCCTGCGCGGTGCCGGGTTCGACGCCGTGACCTGCGACGCCCTCGACCGCGACATCGTCGTCGGGGAGGGCGAGACCGACGCGGCGGCGACCGCGGCGGCCACCCACGTCTCCCTGAACCTCGGCCCGAGCTCCCACCTCGTGCGCGAGGCCGCACCGGATCTCAGGGCGCGCGCCGAGGCGGCCGTGGCGGAGGCCCTCGCGCGGCACGCGGCGGGCGGCGCCGTGCGCCTGCGCGCCGCGTGCTGGCTCGTGCAGGCGGGCTGAGCCGGCGTCCCGCGCCGCCGGGCGGGCGGCGCGTCCTCTCAGAGCCCGAGGGCGCCGCCGTCCGAGCGCGGGTCGTGGGTCGCCTCGATCCGACCGTTCCGGGGATGGCGGACAAGCATGCCCGCGTGCCCGAGCGAGTCGATGTAGGGGCCGCCGAGCTCCTCGATCTCGTGGCCGAGGCGGCCGAGGGCCGCGATGCAGGCCGGATCGAACCGGTCCTCCACCTTCACGCTGAGCGAGGGCGCCCCCCAGGTGCGCCCGTAGAGCAGGCGCGGCGCGTCGACGGCATCCGCCACCGACAGCCCGTAATCGGCGTAGCGGGTGAAGATCTGGGCCTGGAACTGCGGCTGCCCGTCGCCGCCCATGCTGCCGTAGCTCATCACCCGCCCGTCGTCGAAGGCGGCGAGCGCGGGGATCAGCGTGTGGAACGGGCGCCGCCCCGGCTCCAGGGGGTTCACGGCCTTCGGGTCGAGGGAGAACGACATGCCCCGGTTCTGCCAGCAGATGCCGGTGGCGGGCAGGACCGTCCCCGAGCCGTACTCCCAGTAGACCGACTGGATGTAGGAGACCGCGAGGCCGTCCTTGTCGATCGCGCCCATCCACACCGTGTCGCCGTGACTCGGGTCGGGCAGGGGCACCCGACCGGCGCGGCCCATGTCGACGAGTGCGGCCTCGCGGGCGAGCCGCTCCGGCGTGAGGAAGGTGGCCGGGTCGTGCCGCAAGCGGGCGAAATCGGTGACCACCCGGTCGCGGATCGCGAAGGCCCGCTTCGTCGCCTCGATCAGGCCGTGGTAATGAGCTGTGGTCTCGGGCTCCGTGACGTTCAGCCGGTCGAAGATCCCGAGGATCAGCAGGGCGGCGAGCCCCTGGGTCGGCGGCGGGAAGTTGTAGAGGGTCGCGTCGCGGCGCCGGATCGACAGGGGCGCCCGCTCCACCGCCGCGAAGGCCTCGAGATCCGCCCGGGTGACCGGCGCGCCGAGGCGCTCCAGGTCGGCGGCGATCTCCCGGCCGATATCGCCGCGATAGAAGTCCCCGAGGCCCGCATGGGCGAGCTGCTCCAGAGTGGCGGCGAGCAGCGGCAGGGCGCGGGTCTCGCCGGCCGGGTAGGGCTTGCCGTCCTTCAGGAACGTCCCCGCGAAGTTCGGGGCGTCGTGGAGGGTATCGAGCTCCTGGGGCACGTAGCGCGCCTCGGAGGGCGAGACCGGGACGCCGCCGCGCGCCTGCGCGATCGCGTCGGCGAGCAGGGTCTCCAGGGGAAGGCGGCCGCCGAGCGCCCGCGCCAGCTCGAGGGCGAGGCGCCAGCCGCCCACCGCGCCCGCGACCGTCACCATCGCGTCGGGGCCGCGGGCCGGTATCGCGTCGTAGCCCTTCTCCCGGTAGCGCGGGATCGTGGCGAGGCGCCCGGCCGGACCGCAGGCCTCGATGCCGCGCACCCGACCGCCGCGCTCGCGCACCAGCCAGAAGCCGTCGCCGCCGATGCCGTTCATGTGCGGGTAGACCACCGCGATGGAGGCGGCCATCGCCACCATCGCCTCGATGGCGTTGCCGCCCTGCGCCAGGACGGTCTGGCCGGCCTGGGCGGCGAGGCTGTGGGGCGCGGCGACGGCGGCGGACGTGAAGACGGGAGTCTCGGGCATCGACGGTCCTGTGCTGTACCGGCCGCAGGGTTAGGCGAGCCGGTGCCTCCTGCAAAGGCCGGCCGTGTACAAGCGGTGCGCCGTGCTATGCTGCGCGCGCGCTGTCGCCCAGAAGCGGCCCATGGTCCCGAAGCTCACCCCCTGGATCGCCCTCGGCCTGTCGGTCGTGCCTGCCACGGCTCAGCAACGTGTCCCGTCGGCCTTCGAGGGTGCGGGCGCCGATCCCCGCATCTCGGTCTCACAGCCGGAGACGACCAGCCAGGCCTCCGGCGGCTACGTCCGGTCGGTGGAGCCGTATCTCGGACCGCTCGGCGATCCGCTGGCCCTCCGCCCCGCCCTGAAGGCGCGGGGCATCGAGTACAGCCTCACCTACATCGTCGACGTCCTCGGCAATCCGGTCGGCGGCCTTCGCCAGGGCGCGATCGTCGAGGATCGCCTCAACCTCCGCCTCAATCTCGACCTCGACCGACTCGTCGGCTGGCAGGGCGCCACGGTTCACGCCAACGCCTACTTCATCCACGGCACGGGCCTGTCGCGCTACTATGTCGGCAATCTGCTGACGACGAGCGTCATCGAGGCGCTGCCCTCGAGTCGACTCTACGTGCTCTGGCTCGACCAGAGCCTGATGGACGGCCAGCTCGGGATCCGGATCGGCCAGCAGGCCGCCGATACCGAGTTCTTCGTCAGCCAGACCGCGACCCTGTTCGTGAACTCCACCTTCGGCTGGCCGGCCATCACCGGGCTCGACCTGCCGAGCGGGGGACCGGCCTACCCGCTCGCGGCGCCGGCGATCCGG from Methylobacterium radiotolerans JCM 2831 includes the following:
- a CDS encoding TonB-dependent receptor, which gives rise to MPPSRRFGFLASTVLSSTVCAGLLTPSALRAQQAVALDEISVTSPSPIQPSRGAVAADAAVPIGVLPVATNTFSPVTVVTQDQIARDQPRTLGDALFDRPGISGTTYAPGAASRPIIRGLDNARVRIQENGIVNGGVSDLGEDHAVPVNPLVADRIEVIRGPATLRYGSGAIGGVVSADNNRVPTFIPANGVQGQVTSGFSSVDNGRLGAATVDAGGDGIAVHADGFKTANDSYAIPGGIQRNSYNESQGGAVGISAIGDRGFVGISFSHYDAVYAIPGGVAEQDRTRLTPNQDRVLSRGEYRPLDGPFEVIRYWAGYSVYRHNEVGIGDDGIEGVQAIFKNREAEGRLELQHVPVFTEFGKLTGALGFQSDRRVINTQLESFLPKTESRANAVYLFEELELQPGTRLQAAGRYEVDRLSSTAAQFPADYVPIDGQEPFQYARTRRFAPKSASIGALQDLPYGFVASLTGSYVERGPTGYELFSQGPHDATATFEIGNPNLKKERARTIEASIRRAEGPFRLDATGYFTRYTGFIYRNYTGLTCDDDFASCGTGTDNRQIVYQQQNATFYGAEIIGQYDLVPVGNGFAGVEAQFDFVRAQFDNGTNVPRIPPYRLGGGVYLRADGWFARVNLLHAFSHDATAVYETPTPGYDDLRAELSYTKAVDPAVYGASAITLGVQGRNLLNDDIRNSTSFKKDEILLPGRNVRLFLTARF
- the zigA gene encoding zinc metallochaperone GTPase ZigA, with translation MTQRDTRLPVTVLSGFLGAGKTTLLNHVLNNRDGRRVAVIVNDMSEVNIDADLVRAGGADLSRTDETLVEMTNGCICCTLRDDLLAEVRRLSETGRFDYLLIEGTGIAEPLPIASTFSFRDEAGRSLADLARLDTMVTVVDAVNLLKDYGSAAFLRERGETAGAEDTRTLVDLLVEQIEFADVVVINKARDVSAEHLALVRSVVRGLNADARILETDHGRAPLAEILDTGLFDEDKAQQHPLWFKELYGAHAHVPETEEYGIASFVYRARRPFDPERFNAFVNATWPGLIRAKGHFWLATRPDWVGEFSLAGAVARVSAMGFWWSAVPRRRWPEAPEFRTRLQDVWSEVWGDRRQELVFIGAGMDAAALTAALDACLIETGADREPFDPAPYRGLPDPFPAWRRAA
- a CDS encoding MarR family winged helix-turn-helix transcriptional regulator; this translates as MQIQDRPAAAGTNSGAPVGDKQKRDHRDEAAAVLGLPSKKLRPPGVRSVGWALVQAARLHRARTGDRLAKLGLFAGQEQVVQALAAAGTMTMGDLAALLRVRPPTASKTVTRLAALGIVERRAESGDGRVVRVQLTEAGMAKAEAIERIQEEVEAELLDHLDKTDRRRLRKLLRKAARGLAEAAGASGQTTEADAEIEAEDEAEALAT
- a CDS encoding response regulator gives rise to the protein MASEQTGSSGDRPVILLVEDEALTIMDLGDVLEEGGYDTVQCASAERALSILQARPDICGLVTDVQLSGKTDGFDLASSVAEARPQLPILIVSGRAAPDPARMPKHAEFIARPCTGEDILDRLQRLMHC
- a CDS encoding adenosylmethionine--8-amino-7-oxononanoate transaminase, producing the protein MTLATPAGHLWRPYTQMRHAAAPLEAVATHGTRIRLADGRELVDGIASWWTAVHGYNHPHIAGAVAEQLARMPHVMFGGLTHAPAEALARRLAALLPGDLDHVFLSDSGSVAVEVALKMAAQMWINRGVSGRTKVLAFRGGYHGDTMGAMSVCDPEEGMHRRFGAYLPSQIFCDLPRGAAETAALDAALAAYRDTLAAVIVEPLVQGAGGMRTHPPEVLATIAGLARRHGLPLIADEIFTGFGRTGTLFACEQAGIVPDILCLSKALTGGTMALAATVARTEVFAAFWSEDPAAALMHGPTFMANPLACAAANASLDLFETEPRLSQARAIAERLAAGLAPLRRVPGVADVRVLGAIGAVQFARAPDLAVLKAELLARGVWVRPFGDIVYLTPALTIDAADLDRLIEAVAGVVTELAPGST
- a CDS encoding aminotransferase class I/II-fold pyridoxal phosphate-dependent enzyme produces the protein MDSLDAFATGKLDALEAGSLRRKLVPTERGSGAAAARRGRALVSFSCNDYLGLSHHPRVIAAAQAAAASHGAGAGGSRLVTGDHPYLGALEDGLARHKGAEAALVFGSGYLANLGITPALAGRGDLVLLDELSHACMWAGARLSGAQVMTFRHNDPGDLAARLAEHRPHHGRALVLTERVFSMDGDRAPLGDILGIAESYDAWTLVDDAHGIGVVEDGPRAPLEMGTLSKALGSYGGYLCASRPVVDLMTSRARSFVYTTGLPPASAAAALEALAILEAEPERRARPLALARRFTARLGLPEAESAVVPVLVGEAQAALDISAALEAAGFLVVAIRPPTVPAGTARLRVAFSAAHDEAQVDALAEAVAALTGRA
- a CDS encoding OsmC family protein; the encoded protein is MDATALRALQAPIKDKYRTAPDAAVITLKARGTLDDTKIACKVETGRAIAEAGLHPATGGSGAELCSGDMLLEALVACAGVTLKAVATALEIPLRAGTVSAEGDLDFRGTLGVDKEAPVGFRSIRLFFELDTDAPEDKLAQLLKLTERYCVVFQTLNHKPELSVAATTA
- a CDS encoding class I SAM-dependent methyltransferase, giving the protein MAGGVTQAEYWNGEVGTRWARNQAVLDAMFVPLTEALFARARLAAGETVLDIGCGAGATTLEAARRVGPGGGVTGADISAPLLAVGRDRAGAEPPGAAPIRFVEADVETADLGRYDRIVSRFGVMFFADSARAFANVRRMLGPGGRMTFLCWRALSENPWVGVPRDAVLPLLPEVPPPPQPDTPGPFRFAEADPLVALLRGAGFDAVTCDALDRDIVVGEGETDAAATAAATHVSLNLGPSSHLVREAAPDLRARAEAAVAEALARHAAGGAVRLRAACWLVQAG
- a CDS encoding gamma-glutamyltransferase family protein, with the translated sequence MPETPVFTSAAVAAPHSLAAQAGQTVLAQGGNAIEAMVAMAASIAVVYPHMNGIGGDGFWLVRERGGRVRGIEACGPAGRLATIPRYREKGYDAIPARGPDAMVTVAGAVGGWRLALELARALGGRLPLETLLADAIAQARGGVPVSPSEARYVPQELDTLHDAPNFAGTFLKDGKPYPAGETRALPLLAATLEQLAHAGLGDFYRGDIGREIAADLERLGAPVTRADLEAFAAVERAPLSIRRRDATLYNFPPPTQGLAALLILGIFDRLNVTEPETTAHYHGLIEATKRAFAIRDRVVTDFARLRHDPATFLTPERLAREAALVDMGRAGRVPLPDPSHGDTVWMGAIDKDGLAVSYIQSVYWEYGSGTVLPATGICWQNRGMSFSLDPKAVNPLEPGRRPFHTLIPALAAFDDGRVMSYGSMGGDGQPQFQAQIFTRYADYGLSVADAVDAPRLLYGRTWGAPSLSVKVEDRFDPACIAALGRLGHEIEELGGPYIDSLGHAGMLVRHPRNGRIEATHDPRSDGGALGL